In Musa acuminata AAA Group cultivar baxijiao chromosome BXJ2-8, Cavendish_Baxijiao_AAA, whole genome shotgun sequence, one genomic interval encodes:
- the LOC103996323 gene encoding uncharacterized protein LOC103996323 isoform X4 yields MNSVFSEQILADKLSKLNSTQQCIETLSHWCIFHRKHAEQVLPAALKDVFENGDEHGKNVVSRLVDIWDQRRVFGSRARGLKELMLGSEPLPTLELNKKRSRGSVRIIRRDSRSVKIKLSMGGTAEKIISALHNVLSEHSKEESDLNKCKAAVMHAAKLEKDVESVCNHDGDPRRGSLANELQDEEATLKECVEKLKLIESNRAVLVFHLKEALQEQESNLENVRTQLQLAEAMVEEAVNMRKRLNNEPIVMPNKPLSAPESPKPDSIGPPAKISEKTAAAIAAEVADKLTASTHSQQIMTSVLSTFAAEEAKNAGLATSTNPSNSLPIATSDRRMISEKPLPISDTTTTAFVPVQQIVVSTPHQPQAVLVRQSPVQSQASATQSQYNMYPVSTQQYLQPSGGVMIGLPYTFSTLPPPPPPIPQVINLARSSSPLVQQPQPMALIQQPAAAAAPPLLNMNQPMLINQQPPQYALQQPAPRSYRPLQTPGITFYHAQIQ; encoded by the exons ATGAATAGTGTTTTCAGTGAGCAGATACTGGCCGATAAGCTCTCCAAGCTCAACAGCACCCAGCAATGTATCGAGA CCCTGTCGCATTGGTGTATTTTCCACCGAAAGCATGCAGAACAG GTTCTTCCAGCAGCACTTAAGGATGTTTTTGAAAATGGTGATGAACATGGAAAGAATGTCGTCTCCAGACTG GTTGACATCTGGGACCAAAGAAGAGTGTTTGGGTCACGTGCACGGGGCCTGAAAGAATTGATGCTTGGAAGTGAACCTCTGCCGACATTGGAATTGAACAAAAAGCGCTCACGTGGTTCTGTCAGAATCATAAGGAGAGATTCACGATCAGTAAAGATA AAATTGTCTATGGGAGGCACAGCAGAAAAAATTATATCTGCACTGCACAATGTGCTCAGTGAGCACTCCAAAGAGGAGTCAGACTTGAACAAATGCAAAGCTGCTGTCATGCATGCAGCAAAATTGGAAAAGGATGTAGAAAGTGTCTGTAATCATG ATGGGGATCCTCGCAGGGGATCATTGGCTAATGAGCTACAGGATGAAGAAGCAACACTGAAGGAGTGTGTTGAGAAGCTTAAGTTAATTGAATCAAATCGTGCAGTTCTCGTGTTTCACTTAAAGGAAGCACTGCAAGAACAG GAATCCAACTTGGAGAATGTTCGTACTCAGCTACAG CTGGCTGAGGCCATGGTTGAGGAGGCTGTCAACATGCGGAAGAGGCTCAACAATGAGCCAATTGTGATGCCGAATAAACCACTATCTGCACCGGAATCACCAAAGCCAGATTCAATTGGTCCCCCAGCCAAGATCTCAGAGAAGACTGCTGCTGCAATTGCCGCTGAGGTTGCCGATAAGCTTACAGCTTCCACTCATTCCCAGCAAATCATGACCTCAGTTCTTTCCACCTTTGCTGCAGAGGAGGCCAAGAATGCTGGTTTGGCTACATCAACTAATCCATCTAATTCTCTTCCCATAGCCACATCAGATAGGAGGATGATATCTGAGAAGCCCTTGCCAATTTCTGACACCACCACCACTGCCTTCGTACCTGTTCAGCAGATTGTTGTTTCGACGCCGCATCAGCCTCAAGCTGTTTTGGTGCGGCAGAGTCCTGTACAAAGCCAGGCTTCGGCAACCCAGTCACAATACAACATGTACCCAGTTTCAACACAACAGTACCTGCAACCTTCAGGAGGTGTAATGATTGGATTACCTTACACCTTCAGCACCCTACCTCCACCGCCACCACCTATACCTCAGGTAATAAATCTGGCAAGGTCATCATCACCTTTGGTTCAGCAGCCACAGCCCATGGCTTTGATTCAAcagccagcagcagcagcagcaccaccacTACTGAACATGAACCAGCCCATGCTGATAAATCAACAGCCACCTCAATATGCCCTTCAACAACCAGCACCCCGCAGTTATAGGCCCCTGCAAACCCCTGGCATAACATTTTACCATGCTCAAATACAATGA
- the LOC103996323 gene encoding UPF0400 protein C337.03 isoform X2 has protein sequence MNSVFSEQILADKLSKLNSTQQCIETLSHWCIFHRKHAEQVIQTWDKQFHSSQREQKVLPAALKDVFENGDEHGKNVVSRLVDIWDQRRVFGSRARGLKELMLGSEPLPTLELNKKRSRGSVRIIRRDSRSVKIKLSMGGTAEKIISALHNVLSEHSKEESDLNKCKAAVMHAAKLEKDVESVCNHDGDPRRGSLANELQDEEATLKECVEKLKLIESNRAVLVFHLKEALQEQESNLENVRTQLQLAEAMVEEAVNMRKRLNNEPIVMPNKPLSAPESPKPDSIGPPAKISEKTAAAIAAEVADKLTASTHSQQIMTSVLSTFAAEEAKNAGLATSTNPSNSLPIATSDRRMISEKPLPISDTTTTAFVPVQQIVVSTPHQPQAVLVRQSPVQSQASATQSQYNMYPVSTQQYLQPSGGVMIGLPYTFSTLPPPPPPIPQVINLARSSSPLVQQPQPMALIQQPAAAAAPPLLNMNQPMLINQQPPQYALQQPAPRSYRPLQTPGITFYHAQIQ, from the exons ATGAATAGTGTTTTCAGTGAGCAGATACTGGCCGATAAGCTCTCCAAGCTCAACAGCACCCAGCAATGTATCGAGA CCCTGTCGCATTGGTGTATTTTCCACCGAAAGCATGCAGAACAGGTTATCCAAACTTGGGATAAGCAATTCCATAGTTCACAAAGGGAACAGAAG GTTCTTCCAGCAGCACTTAAGGATGTTTTTGAAAATGGTGATGAACATGGAAAGAATGTCGTCTCCAGACTG GTTGACATCTGGGACCAAAGAAGAGTGTTTGGGTCACGTGCACGGGGCCTGAAAGAATTGATGCTTGGAAGTGAACCTCTGCCGACATTGGAATTGAACAAAAAGCGCTCACGTGGTTCTGTCAGAATCATAAGGAGAGATTCACGATCAGTAAAGATA AAATTGTCTATGGGAGGCACAGCAGAAAAAATTATATCTGCACTGCACAATGTGCTCAGTGAGCACTCCAAAGAGGAGTCAGACTTGAACAAATGCAAAGCTGCTGTCATGCATGCAGCAAAATTGGAAAAGGATGTAGAAAGTGTCTGTAATCATG ATGGGGATCCTCGCAGGGGATCATTGGCTAATGAGCTACAGGATGAAGAAGCAACACTGAAGGAGTGTGTTGAGAAGCTTAAGTTAATTGAATCAAATCGTGCAGTTCTCGTGTTTCACTTAAAGGAAGCACTGCAAGAACAG GAATCCAACTTGGAGAATGTTCGTACTCAGCTACAG CTGGCTGAGGCCATGGTTGAGGAGGCTGTCAACATGCGGAAGAGGCTCAACAATGAGCCAATTGTGATGCCGAATAAACCACTATCTGCACCGGAATCACCAAAGCCAGATTCAATTGGTCCCCCAGCCAAGATCTCAGAGAAGACTGCTGCTGCAATTGCCGCTGAGGTTGCCGATAAGCTTACAGCTTCCACTCATTCCCAGCAAATCATGACCTCAGTTCTTTCCACCTTTGCTGCAGAGGAGGCCAAGAATGCTGGTTTGGCTACATCAACTAATCCATCTAATTCTCTTCCCATAGCCACATCAGATAGGAGGATGATATCTGAGAAGCCCTTGCCAATTTCTGACACCACCACCACTGCCTTCGTACCTGTTCAGCAGATTGTTGTTTCGACGCCGCATCAGCCTCAAGCTGTTTTGGTGCGGCAGAGTCCTGTACAAAGCCAGGCTTCGGCAACCCAGTCACAATACAACATGTACCCAGTTTCAACACAACAGTACCTGCAACCTTCAGGAGGTGTAATGATTGGATTACCTTACACCTTCAGCACCCTACCTCCACCGCCACCACCTATACCTCAGGTAATAAATCTGGCAAGGTCATCATCACCTTTGGTTCAGCAGCCACAGCCCATGGCTTTGATTCAAcagccagcagcagcagcagcaccaccacTACTGAACATGAACCAGCCCATGCTGATAAATCAACAGCCACCTCAATATGCCCTTCAACAACCAGCACCCCGCAGTTATAGGCCCCTGCAAACCCCTGGCATAACATTTTACCATGCTCAAATACAATGA
- the LOC103996323 gene encoding uncharacterized protein LOC103996323 isoform X1: MNSVFSEQILADKLSKLNSTQQCIETLSHWCIFHRKHAEQVIQTWDKQFHSSQREQKVPFLYLANDILQNSKRTGTEFVSEFWKVLPAALKDVFENGDEHGKNVVSRLVDIWDQRRVFGSRARGLKELMLGSEPLPTLELNKKRSRGSVRIIRRDSRSVKIKLSMGGTAEKIISALHNVLSEHSKEESDLNKCKAAVMHAAKLEKDVESVCNHDGDPRRGSLANELQDEEATLKECVEKLKLIESNRAVLVFHLKEALQEQESNLENVRTQLQLAEAMVEEAVNMRKRLNNEPIVMPNKPLSAPESPKPDSIGPPAKISEKTAAAIAAEVADKLTASTHSQQIMTSVLSTFAAEEAKNAGLATSTNPSNSLPIATSDRRMISEKPLPISDTTTTAFVPVQQIVVSTPHQPQAVLVRQSPVQSQASATQSQYNMYPVSTQQYLQPSGGVMIGLPYTFSTLPPPPPPIPQVINLARSSSPLVQQPQPMALIQQPAAAAAPPLLNMNQPMLINQQPPQYALQQPAPRSYRPLQTPGITFYHAQIQ; encoded by the exons ATGAATAGTGTTTTCAGTGAGCAGATACTGGCCGATAAGCTCTCCAAGCTCAACAGCACCCAGCAATGTATCGAGA CCCTGTCGCATTGGTGTATTTTCCACCGAAAGCATGCAGAACAGGTTATCCAAACTTGGGATAAGCAATTCCATAGTTCACAAAGGGAACAGAAGGTTCCTTTTCTTTATCTTGCCAATGACATTTTACAGAACAGCAAGCGTACTGGAACTGAGTTTGTCAGTGAATTTTGGAAGGTTCTTCCAGCAGCACTTAAGGATGTTTTTGAAAATGGTGATGAACATGGAAAGAATGTCGTCTCCAGACTG GTTGACATCTGGGACCAAAGAAGAGTGTTTGGGTCACGTGCACGGGGCCTGAAAGAATTGATGCTTGGAAGTGAACCTCTGCCGACATTGGAATTGAACAAAAAGCGCTCACGTGGTTCTGTCAGAATCATAAGGAGAGATTCACGATCAGTAAAGATA AAATTGTCTATGGGAGGCACAGCAGAAAAAATTATATCTGCACTGCACAATGTGCTCAGTGAGCACTCCAAAGAGGAGTCAGACTTGAACAAATGCAAAGCTGCTGTCATGCATGCAGCAAAATTGGAAAAGGATGTAGAAAGTGTCTGTAATCATG ATGGGGATCCTCGCAGGGGATCATTGGCTAATGAGCTACAGGATGAAGAAGCAACACTGAAGGAGTGTGTTGAGAAGCTTAAGTTAATTGAATCAAATCGTGCAGTTCTCGTGTTTCACTTAAAGGAAGCACTGCAAGAACAG GAATCCAACTTGGAGAATGTTCGTACTCAGCTACAG CTGGCTGAGGCCATGGTTGAGGAGGCTGTCAACATGCGGAAGAGGCTCAACAATGAGCCAATTGTGATGCCGAATAAACCACTATCTGCACCGGAATCACCAAAGCCAGATTCAATTGGTCCCCCAGCCAAGATCTCAGAGAAGACTGCTGCTGCAATTGCCGCTGAGGTTGCCGATAAGCTTACAGCTTCCACTCATTCCCAGCAAATCATGACCTCAGTTCTTTCCACCTTTGCTGCAGAGGAGGCCAAGAATGCTGGTTTGGCTACATCAACTAATCCATCTAATTCTCTTCCCATAGCCACATCAGATAGGAGGATGATATCTGAGAAGCCCTTGCCAATTTCTGACACCACCACCACTGCCTTCGTACCTGTTCAGCAGATTGTTGTTTCGACGCCGCATCAGCCTCAAGCTGTTTTGGTGCGGCAGAGTCCTGTACAAAGCCAGGCTTCGGCAACCCAGTCACAATACAACATGTACCCAGTTTCAACACAACAGTACCTGCAACCTTCAGGAGGTGTAATGATTGGATTACCTTACACCTTCAGCACCCTACCTCCACCGCCACCACCTATACCTCAGGTAATAAATCTGGCAAGGTCATCATCACCTTTGGTTCAGCAGCCACAGCCCATGGCTTTGATTCAAcagccagcagcagcagcagcaccaccacTACTGAACATGAACCAGCCCATGCTGATAAATCAACAGCCACCTCAATATGCCCTTCAACAACCAGCACCCCGCAGTTATAGGCCCCTGCAAACCCCTGGCATAACATTTTACCATGCTCAAATACAATGA
- the LOC103996323 gene encoding uncharacterized protein LOC103996323 isoform X3, which yields MNSVFSEQILADKLSKLNSTQQCIETLSHWCIFHRKHAEQNSKRTGTEFVSEFWKVLPAALKDVFENGDEHGKNVVSRLVDIWDQRRVFGSRARGLKELMLGSEPLPTLELNKKRSRGSVRIIRRDSRSVKIKLSMGGTAEKIISALHNVLSEHSKEESDLNKCKAAVMHAAKLEKDVESVCNHDGDPRRGSLANELQDEEATLKECVEKLKLIESNRAVLVFHLKEALQEQESNLENVRTQLQLAEAMVEEAVNMRKRLNNEPIVMPNKPLSAPESPKPDSIGPPAKISEKTAAAIAAEVADKLTASTHSQQIMTSVLSTFAAEEAKNAGLATSTNPSNSLPIATSDRRMISEKPLPISDTTTTAFVPVQQIVVSTPHQPQAVLVRQSPVQSQASATQSQYNMYPVSTQQYLQPSGGVMIGLPYTFSTLPPPPPPIPQVINLARSSSPLVQQPQPMALIQQPAAAAAPPLLNMNQPMLINQQPPQYALQQPAPRSYRPLQTPGITFYHAQIQ from the exons ATGAATAGTGTTTTCAGTGAGCAGATACTGGCCGATAAGCTCTCCAAGCTCAACAGCACCCAGCAATGTATCGAGA CCCTGTCGCATTGGTGTATTTTCCACCGAAAGCATGCAGAACAG AACAGCAAGCGTACTGGAACTGAGTTTGTCAGTGAATTTTGGAAGGTTCTTCCAGCAGCACTTAAGGATGTTTTTGAAAATGGTGATGAACATGGAAAGAATGTCGTCTCCAGACTG GTTGACATCTGGGACCAAAGAAGAGTGTTTGGGTCACGTGCACGGGGCCTGAAAGAATTGATGCTTGGAAGTGAACCTCTGCCGACATTGGAATTGAACAAAAAGCGCTCACGTGGTTCTGTCAGAATCATAAGGAGAGATTCACGATCAGTAAAGATA AAATTGTCTATGGGAGGCACAGCAGAAAAAATTATATCTGCACTGCACAATGTGCTCAGTGAGCACTCCAAAGAGGAGTCAGACTTGAACAAATGCAAAGCTGCTGTCATGCATGCAGCAAAATTGGAAAAGGATGTAGAAAGTGTCTGTAATCATG ATGGGGATCCTCGCAGGGGATCATTGGCTAATGAGCTACAGGATGAAGAAGCAACACTGAAGGAGTGTGTTGAGAAGCTTAAGTTAATTGAATCAAATCGTGCAGTTCTCGTGTTTCACTTAAAGGAAGCACTGCAAGAACAG GAATCCAACTTGGAGAATGTTCGTACTCAGCTACAG CTGGCTGAGGCCATGGTTGAGGAGGCTGTCAACATGCGGAAGAGGCTCAACAATGAGCCAATTGTGATGCCGAATAAACCACTATCTGCACCGGAATCACCAAAGCCAGATTCAATTGGTCCCCCAGCCAAGATCTCAGAGAAGACTGCTGCTGCAATTGCCGCTGAGGTTGCCGATAAGCTTACAGCTTCCACTCATTCCCAGCAAATCATGACCTCAGTTCTTTCCACCTTTGCTGCAGAGGAGGCCAAGAATGCTGGTTTGGCTACATCAACTAATCCATCTAATTCTCTTCCCATAGCCACATCAGATAGGAGGATGATATCTGAGAAGCCCTTGCCAATTTCTGACACCACCACCACTGCCTTCGTACCTGTTCAGCAGATTGTTGTTTCGACGCCGCATCAGCCTCAAGCTGTTTTGGTGCGGCAGAGTCCTGTACAAAGCCAGGCTTCGGCAACCCAGTCACAATACAACATGTACCCAGTTTCAACACAACAGTACCTGCAACCTTCAGGAGGTGTAATGATTGGATTACCTTACACCTTCAGCACCCTACCTCCACCGCCACCACCTATACCTCAGGTAATAAATCTGGCAAGGTCATCATCACCTTTGGTTCAGCAGCCACAGCCCATGGCTTTGATTCAAcagccagcagcagcagcagcaccaccacTACTGAACATGAACCAGCCCATGCTGATAAATCAACAGCCACCTCAATATGCCCTTCAACAACCAGCACCCCGCAGTTATAGGCCCCTGCAAACCCCTGGCATAACATTTTACCATGCTCAAATACAATGA